TTCCATACCATCAAGCCAAACTTCCCATCCAAGTCCCCATGCACCTAGTGTTGGAGACTCCCAATTATCCTCTACAAATCTAATATCATGTTTAGATAAATCTAAACCTAGATATTCTAAAGATTGAAGATATAAGTCTTGAATATTATCAGGACTTGGTTTGATTAGTGTTTGAAACTGATAATAAGCTCCTAATCTATTTGGATTCTCTCCATATCTTCCATCAGTTGGTCTTCTACTTGGCGCAACATAAGCAGTTGACCAAGGAGTTGAATCTAAACTTCTTAAAAGAGTTGCTGGATGAAAAGTTCCAGCACCTGCAGGAATATCGTAAGGTTGTACGATATTACATCCTTCATTAGCCCAAAACTCTTGTAATTTTAATAGAATTTGTGAAAAAGTAAGCATCTATTTAATTCCTATTTTTGATTTGTTTTTATCAAAATAAATTCAAGTATTTTCTATAAAATAGAAAAAACTTGAATTTATACTGAAATAATATATTTTAAAGTATCTGATTTTTTAATAAAAAAGTAGAAGCAGTACTATAAATAGTACTGCTTAATATTATAAAATTACTTCTATTTCTTTTGAATCAGTTTCAACTTTTTTAGCTTGAACGATTCTGTCTTCTTTTAATTTAACAGCTAATTCACTGTCTGAAATCGCAAGGATTTGCATTGCAAGGTAGGCTGCATTAATTGCACCTGATCTTCCAAGTGCTACAGTTCCAACAGGCATTCCTGCAGGCATTTGTACAGTTGAAAGCATTGCATCCATACCATCCATTGCTCCACCTTTCATTGGTACTCCAAGAACTGGTTTAGTTGTAGTTGCTGCTAATGCACCTGCTAAATGTGCTGCCATTCCAGCAGCTGCTATGAATACTTTAGCACCTTTTTCTTCAGCTTCTTTGATATAATTTTTAGTTCTAACTGGAGACCTATGAGCTGAAGAGATTATAATCTCGTAATTTACATTAAACTTTTCGAAAGTATCTGCACAATGCTTCATAATTTCATAGTCAGATTTACTACCCATAATAATTGATACAAAATTCATTTTAATTCCTTTAATTTTTTATAAAAGCACGATTATATCAAAAAGATTCTAATAGTTTTATAATCTTAGAAATTTTAACTTTTTCCCATGCTTTATTTTTATATAAAGTCAAAGAATCATTATCGTAAATAAATTTTGATAAGGACTTAGATTTGTCTTTAATTTTGATTACTTTTGTATTATTATAATATTTTATTTTTCTATCTATATTTTCATCTGTTGACAATACAACTGTAGGAATCATAAAAGCATCACTTATATGAAAGGTAGATGTATCTGTTGTTATAACCTTATCCATATTAGAAATAATATAGATAAAATCATTTATAGTTTTAGATTCTCTAGCAAGATTAACAAATCTATCATCCGAAAATTTTGAGTCAATATTTAATGTTGAAACAATTGTACAATCATCCATTTGAGATACCATATTTTTTAATATTGATGATGCAATATTTTGAGGAATAGTTTTTTTAATATTTGCAGAAAAAGGATGAAATAAAACAACTTTTCCTTTTGTCTTTAATGTTGCAATTTTTTCTTTCAATTTATCAGAAACTACAATTTTTTTAATATCTATTTCATTATGCTTACTAAAGTCAGAAACTTTTTCATAATCAATTCCAAATTTATATAACCATGCATCAACAATATTTAAAGCTTCAAAATTTACAGATTTTTCAAGTATAGAGCTATTATCAATAAAATAATCATAAGTACAAAGTTTTTTGCTAGTAACACTTAAAGGTAAAACATTATTTATAAATTCTTGTTTTAAATATATTTGCTT
This sequence is a window from Poseidonibacter parvus. Protein-coding genes within it:
- the purE gene encoding 5-(carboxyamino)imidazole ribonucleotide mutase, with the protein product MNFVSIIMGSKSDYEIMKHCADTFEKFNVNYEIIISSAHRSPVRTKNYIKEAEEKGAKVFIAAAGMAAHLAGALAATTTKPVLGVPMKGGAMDGMDAMLSTVQMPAGMPVGTVALGRSGAINAAYLAMQILAISDSELAVKLKEDRIVQAKKVETDSKEIEVIL